AGGACGTCTGTCTCCAAAATGGAGATGATGTACTCAGGTTTGAGTGAGCAGGTGGCAGAGTTGCGGGAAACATGGAAACGCTGCCAGTGGGGCAGGTATACCGTGATAGAGGGAGATTGGCTCTCGAAGATCGCAAGTATGAGCAAAGTGTATCGCGATGGTTCAAAATGGCCTTGGATACATGAAGCGAACACAGACAAGATCACTGATCCCAATCTTATATACCCGGGCTGGGTACTACTCATCCCAACCCTGGATCAATATACCGTTGGATCCGGGGATTGCCTGTGGCTGATTGCATCATATCTGTCGATATACTCTGATGCAAAAAGATGGCCCGAAATCTACGAGGCAAACAAAGATAAGATCAAAGATCCTGATTTCATTTATCCGAATCAGGAATTTGTGATACCTCATGATTAATATACAAGGGAGGGGTTGAACACTCGCCCCTCCCATTCAAGTGAAAGTATCAATACCAATTTCAGGATGTGATCCAACAACAATATCGGGATTCCAAGACGACTTTCTGAAAGATATACACGCGCGCTACGGTATTGCCGTGTCGATGCGTGACAATTACATCTATCTCAAAGGTAATGAGAAGAATGTTAAAGCAGCGCAGAAGATGATTAGTGATCGTCTGAAGAATATGACAGGAGGGGTGGAACAGACCTCTGAGGCTACCAATAAGCATGAGGGAGGGCAGGGGAATTCTATTCCCACGCCGAAAAGACTCATCAAGGCAAAATCGCCTGGTCAGTCTGTCTATATGGAGACCATTGATAATCATGATATTGTCGTAAGCATTGGACCGGCTGGTACTGGCAAGACATATCTTGCAGTAGCCAAAGCCGTATCATTTCTCATTGAAAAGAAAGTAGAACGTCTGGTGTTGACGCGGCCGGCAGTTGAGGCGGGTGAATCCCTGGGTTTCTTACCTGGAGCTATTGAAGAAAAAGTCGATCCTTACTTGCGCCCGTTGTATGATGCACTCAACGATTTTCTCCCGTACGACCGGATTAGAAGATATCTGGATATAAAGACCATAGAAATTGCGCCTCTCGCTTACATGAGGGGTCGAACTCTTAATGATTCGTTCATCATACTGGATGAGGCACAGAACACCACCGGTATGCAGATGAAGATGTTTCTGACACGGATGGGTTGGCGCTCCAAGGTCGTGGTAACGGGGGATATTACCCAGATTGACCTCCCGCCTAACGTTTTCTCTGGCTTGATCGAAATACAGCACTTGCTTAAGAACATTGATGGTATTGAATTCATATATCTGAACGAAAAAGATGTCGTCAGGCATCACCTTGTGCAAAAGATAATCAAGGCTTATGATATCAAAAGTTCAACCTAAACTACTCTTATTCATAGGGACGATACTTCTGCTGAATGTTATCTTTCCGCCACCTGCCGTACCGCAGAAATATGATATAACCACTGGTGAGATTGCTCCTTATGACATTATCGCGCCGTATGATTTCTACATACCAAAGACTGAACAAGGGTTACAGGAAGAACGCGAAGAGATTGCGCGAAGAATACCGCCGGTCTTCGAACTGGATAATACGGTATTCAGTGGTATATCTGCGGATATTACTCGATTAGCTGTGTTGATAGATTCAGTGCGTGCATTGAACCTAAATAGAGATTCGATGATATCTCTCATTCAGAAGCAGTATGCGTTGAGCAGCGGTGCCATCAGATATTTGATGAGAAGTCCCAGAACCACTCTTGAGCGCCTGCGTAAGGGGCTTTCTGAACTATATGCCAATGGGATAGTGAATCAGAAGACTTCCGCCAACCGGATCATAGCGATAGTGAGCGGTAGCGAAGAGACCCTGGAATCCATGGATCGCCTTTTTACATTGGAAGAAGCAGTCAGTGTGGTCTCACTAAACCAACCATCCGAATACCGCAGTCTCGCATCGTTCTTTGTTACTCCTAATATTACGTTCAACTCAGATAGAACGGATGAACGAATTGACGAAGTATTCGCCAATATCCCCAAGACAAAAGGAAAAATACTGAGAGGCGAAATTGTAGCCGAGAAACACAGACGCGTTGACAGTGAAACCATGGAAAAAATTCTCGCCTTGGAGAGCACATACACATCAATAGGAACCTGGGAGATAATCAAGACTATCCTGTTCCGTAATGTACTTTATTTAGCGCTGCTCTTTCTGATTTTCAAATTCGACCAAACGACAAAGGCCAAACTGCTCGAGTTGAAGAATCTCTATTTTATCTGTCTGCTGTCTGCCGCCTATCTGATGATCGCCAGGTTCACATACGCCACCGATCTGATATATTTGACTCCTGTCGCATTCTTTATTTTTATGTTCGCTTTGTATTTCAATTTTCAGGTGGCGATATTGTTTTCTGCAATATTCGCTACGATATTCGGTGTTGTTCTCAATTCTGTGGGAATTTTCACATTCCTTTTTGTGAGTGGCCTTGTGGCCTCCTTTTCGAGCCAGACAATAGATTCGAGACTAGCATTCTATCGGCCTTTGATATATCTGGCAGTGGCCAATGTGAGTGCGATTCTTTTCATCGACATCTATCTGTCCGACGGTGGCATAAACTTGATACATCTTGGATCGGGTATTCTCAATAGTATCCTCGTAAATTTGAGTTTTGTGCTGTTTTTGCCTCTATTTGAGAGATTATTCGATTTCACGACGGATCTCACGCTACTTGAACTGGGAAATCTCAATTTACCCATCTTCAAGGAAATGGCGATTGAAGCGCCTGGGACATATCATCATTCAATCGTTGTCGGTAACCTCGCCGAGGCAGGAGCCCGGTTCATTGGTGGCGATCCTATTCTCGCCAGGGTTGGTGCTTATTATCATGACATCGGGAAATTGAGAAAACCGGAGTATTTCATTGAAAATCAGATTGGGATACGTAATCCCCATGATACGCTGAAACCGCAAATGAGTGCCCTGGTGATAATTTCTCATGTTAAGGACGGTATCGAGGCCGCGCGCAAGATGAAGCTGCCCAAGAAACTGATCGAAGTGATCGAACAGCATCATGGTACTACAATGATTGAAATGTTCTACAAGATGGCTCTCGCCGAGTCAAAGGATACTGCACAGGATTCCTATCGCTATCCAGGTCCTCGGCCAAAGACCAAGGAGACAGCATTGGTCATGCTCGCGGACAGTGTTGAAGCTGCAGCACGAGGCGAGCATAATATAACGGTTGCCAAGATTCAGAAGATCGTAAAGGAGAATATAGACAAGAAGTTCAACGATGGGCAGTTGGACGACTGCCCAATTAACCGTAGTGATCTTGAACAAATCAAGACCGCTTTCATACCGATCCTTACGGGCGTTTTTCATCCACGTGTCGATTATGAACAGGCTAACAAGCGGGCAGCCGCCGGTGAAGGAAGAAAAGAAAAATAAATATACAATTCCGGCGCAATCCA
This window of the candidate division WOR-3 bacterium genome carries:
- a CDS encoding PhoH family protein, with the translated sequence MKVSIPISGCDPTTISGFQDDFLKDIHARYGIAVSMRDNYIYLKGNEKNVKAAQKMISDRLKNMTGGVEQTSEATNKHEGGQGNSIPTPKRLIKAKSPGQSVYMETIDNHDIVVSIGPAGTGKTYLAVAKAVSFLIEKKVERLVLTRPAVEAGESLGFLPGAIEEKVDPYLRPLYDALNDFLPYDRIRRYLDIKTIEIAPLAYMRGRTLNDSFIILDEAQNTTGMQMKMFLTRMGWRSKVVVTGDITQIDLPPNVFSGLIEIQHLLKNIDGIEFIYLNEKDVVRHHLVQKIIKAYDIKSST
- a CDS encoding LysM peptidoglycan-binding domain-containing protein, with protein sequence MKKILSIALVLCFVVPVMAFAQDKMTEEEAQAELSSVMAELDQVNADIAALEPEVAELRTSVSKMEMMYSGLSEQVAELRETWKRCQWGRYTVIEGDWLSKIASMSKVYRDGSKWPWIHEANTDKITDPNLIYPGWVLLIPTLDQYTVGSGDCLWLIASYLSIYSDAKRWPEIYEANKDKIKDPDFIYPNQEFVIPHD
- a CDS encoding HDIG domain-containing protein, which codes for MISKVQPKLLLFIGTILLLNVIFPPPAVPQKYDITTGEIAPYDIIAPYDFYIPKTEQGLQEEREEIARRIPPVFELDNTVFSGISADITRLAVLIDSVRALNLNRDSMISLIQKQYALSSGAIRYLMRSPRTTLERLRKGLSELYANGIVNQKTSANRIIAIVSGSEETLESMDRLFTLEEAVSVVSLNQPSEYRSLASFFVTPNITFNSDRTDERIDEVFANIPKTKGKILRGEIVAEKHRRVDSETMEKILALESTYTSIGTWEIIKTILFRNVLYLALLFLIFKFDQTTKAKLLELKNLYFICLLSAAYLMIARFTYATDLIYLTPVAFFIFMFALYFNFQVAILFSAIFATIFGVVLNSVGIFTFLFVSGLVASFSSQTIDSRLAFYRPLIYLAVANVSAILFIDIYLSDGGINLIHLGSGILNSILVNLSFVLFLPLFERLFDFTTDLTLLELGNLNLPIFKEMAIEAPGTYHHSIVVGNLAEAGARFIGGDPILARVGAYYHDIGKLRKPEYFIENQIGIRNPHDTLKPQMSALVIISHVKDGIEAARKMKLPKKLIEVIEQHHGTTMIEMFYKMALAESKDTAQDSYRYPGPRPKTKETALVMLADSVEAAARGEHNITVAKIQKIVKENIDKKFNDGQLDDCPINRSDLEQIKTAFIPILTGVFHPRVDYEQANKRAAAGEGRKEK